aattacattttaatcaaaacCAACCTATGAATATTGTGAAATGTTATACGTGCGCTGCCCAGGGCGGCATTTAGCCGCCCCTATATAGAGCAACTTACATTGAGGGTAGGTTAACAACGTATTAAAGCGGACTGTTCGATATTGGAAAtcgatcgtccaggcgatcatggaAGTCTTTAAGAGACTTCCCCTACTGGAAGTGTTTGAGCAAAAAGGCATTACCTTGAGTAGTAGGGCACTGTTAATAAATTGAGACCACAAATAGATTTGTTTCGAATGGTTTAGTCTACCTTCTGATAAAATCATTTAggttttttgtaaaattattcATTTGGGGTTCAAGTAAATTTTCCCACAAACCTAAAAATAAACGTCTCATGTAGTATAGTAAATCTAAAATAATAAACCttataataaataaacctACAATAAACCTAAATATAAACGTCTCAATATCGTCTCAACTATAGTATATACtcagtaaaaaataaaatatgaaaacaaaaagaagattttaaaattatacacGCACTCATGCATACACAATACCACCGCCCTAAATATTGTCATAGCCATAATATCgccaatttaaattaattaaaaaaaacactcaaccTACTTGAATTTTATTATTAGATTTTTCTTGGTTTCAGCGTCGATGTCATACACCACTGACATTAAGGATATCgcattgttttattatttcaatgctGCTTGCTGGATTCTTTAACTTACTGTGGATTGAATGAGTAGCTGGATGGGTGAGGCTACTAGGACGGCCTTCTAAAAAAAGCCTTctaaaaacaaataactaaGAATGCAATCCCGCTACTTCCGTGGTTCTTCCAATCAAATTAGCATGATGGATTTGGCCCTGTATAAATTGTATCAATTGTAGTTTCAGTAGTGTCTATTCAATATATTTAGCATTATTTCGGTATATTTATTCAACACGCACAATTTATGTTAGTTTTTCGGCTCCTTAATCATGAGATTGTCTTCTTCGTACTGTTGAGCCAGATTAATCTGTTTGCTTCCTCAACATGAACATGCTGGTCCGATTTCTTCCCCGTCTATCGATAGGATCAACCCACAATACGTGTATTTcagaaattaaatcaaatggtTTAATTGCTCAATTTGTATGTCCAGATTTAAAGAACAATTCCGACTGAAAGTTTTATGATTCGTACCGTTCTCCATCGTATTGATCACAACACATAAAAGCCCCAAAACAAATGATGGTCTTTTTAATGGTAAAATCCCCCGTGCACTGATAATCCTTCTCCCTTTTCCATTTCCGTAACATTTTCGTTTATCACACCTTTCTTCCCTAGCTCGTAAGTATcattaaaattacaataactTTTGGAAAACCAACAAGGCAAACAAATATGccatgaatgaatgaatgaaggaaagaatgaatgaatgaatgaatgaatgaatgaatcatCTTCCTTTTAACCAAGaaggaaattttatttaagCCGATACGAAGCGCTCAAGGCAACGATACTTTCTTAAAAATGGATTATGCAAAATACTTCGTAAACCGTGAGCATCTAATAGTAAATTCCTTCTTCACCACGCCCTCCATTCACCTCTTTGCATTATCGATGAACAAATCTATTGACGCGATGAACCTAAAATTATGCTCATATGGTTAGATTTTTATTGAACTTACTCTGTAGTGGTTTTTGATGCAGCGAAATATTATATATTCTCGCTGTTGATCGGAGTTGCTCGCTGTCTAAAAGTATGCCGTAGTAGTGTAAGCAATTAAACCGGTCGGTTATATTTATTAAAGGATAGTATTTGGAGCATGAAGCAACATATTAACAGATACTTATGTCAAGTTGGCTGGTGGCACGTTGCGTAGTAGATTCATGGCAGTTTATCAGTGAAGGGTATGCATGTATGTATTCACAAAAAACTGAATTGTACCGTAACTAacatttgcaataaaaagagCGAAGATATACCCCAGCTGCGCAGATGTGAAAGTGTTTGTTAATGCTGATTTGAATGGTATACTACTCATCCAAGAATTGTTAGCAACGTTGGTTTTGCTAAGCTGTGTGAAATCACGTTATTGTAGAAATCGCAGCGAAGTTATTGTAGCTAGCAAAGTGTAAATGCGTTATATTCGTACTTAAATTCCTGCTGTGTTACGAATAAATTCGCGAATGGCTGGAGCAGTAACTTTAGCAAATGCAGACGGCAATCTGCCCCGGCAACCTATACCACCGTAAGAGGTGGCACCCGTTAGCTTGCCGTTACAAACGAATGGTCCTCCACTATCGCCTTTGCATACATCACCGTTATTGTTTTGCTGGGCACAAATAACTCTGTAAAGAAAGAACATGTATGTAGCATCGCAGCAAAAGATTCACTAAGTCCACATTTGATACTTACTGTGGTGTAGCATAACTACCCCATGCTGCTGAGCATTGCTGCTGTGTAATTACTTGCAGAGTGGCATATTGCAGATTGTCTGGAGTGGTTCTTCTGTTATAGTTATTCAACCCCCAGCCTGCCACGTAGCATGTAGTATCACTAGGAACTTCCGCATCTTGGAGAGCAATCGGAGCAATATTGTCGTATCCTTGGAAGGAAGTTTTTATTTCCACTATTGCCGCATCATAATCATGTGTTTCTGGGTTGTAGTATGGATGGATAACGATTTTGCTGGCCTGAAAGACGACCCCAcctctggtctgtgttgtacTGCCTCCATATAGTGTGATCTGCCAAGAATGAGTGTTTCAGGGTCAGCAACAAATGAAGACACTTTTCAAAGAGTCACCCCAGTTCTTACCTTGGTAGCATTCTGATTCTTATACAGACAATGAGCAGCAGTAAAGGCGTGCTTGAGCGTTATAATACTAGCACCACAAGCACCAAAGTTATTCACTCGCAGGTGTACTATGTAGGGAAACGATGCGATATCGCCGTTTTTCCCATTAACAATACGTCCAGAATAGAATGATTTGATGCCCTTAGGCTGATGTGAAGTTGCGGTCACTTTTCTATTCTCTTTCTCATCTTTACCTTCCACGTCGCcggcaaacacattggtaAGGCACAACGCCAAAAACACAGCACCTATAACCAGTGACACTGACTTCATCTTGATACTGTAGCTGTTATGGCTAATATCTTCTCTCATATTTAAAGCACAACAGCTTTGGCAAAATGTGTAGATTGtagacttttttgtttgtaacaGCTGTTGACGAAAGTCAaacaagtgttgttccgcatTGGAGGAACAGATTTcctgtttgttgcttttgaatttctttccATAACAGAATAGCGATATTTATGATTATTTATACGTATACTAAAACTCCTTTATGTAATGCAGGTAATGTCTATATACACTGCACACTGTCATAATCAGTACTACTATTTAGAAGGCGTTCGTAGTTTAGAGATaacaaatatacaaaaaagacTTATTTAATATCTTCTTGACCCCTggtctttatttttttatatacattGTGCGAGAAATAATATTCCGCTTAATGATAAAACTGCATGTAGAATGAAACACTGAAACAAGCTCTTCTCATGAGTGTTCACTGTATTTACTCAGCTGAACAGTCTCGAAACGTGTGTACGCGACATACGTCAATCGGACCTTGTAAAAACACTTGTTTCACATCAAAATCGTATTTCCTGTGCTATATAAATTTCAGAAAACCCGATTTTATACATGTTTTTGATCATGATAGTACAGCAAGTattatacaatttttttttcatgttaaGTTTAGCTACAAGCTACAATTTAACCGAAATTTGATCCGTTATTGGTACTGCCAGAAGAAAGAAtgtgtgttattttatttaaataattagatCCCCAAGGAACCGCAcggttgaaattttgttttctttgtcaATTTTAATAGTAGTAGTCAATCCTGCGGCTATCTTAAGCTCTGTAATGTTTATTGTTCATATTTTCGGAAGTTTCATTGCATAAATGAGTTGTTGTGattataaagcaaaaaaactgtAAAGCAAAAAGAACGAGAATAAAGGTTGTAAAAAATCTTGGTTTCGGGGGGTTTAACCATCCCGACACCAAAGCGAGAAAGTGGTCCTGTATGGACACAAGTCTAGGACCATTCGAGCAGAGGATTCAAACACTCTAGGCGTGTTTGAGCGATGCATCCTCCGGACCACTTTATCGTAgcgaaaaatataccaaaaaaattgttgatttattttgctttttataTCAATGATGAACAGAGGGTGATGAACAAATTTCATGAAACACCTTAAATAAGGGTATTCTGATGATATACACCATCCAGCAACTAAAGAATGCATCGAAATCTTGCGTCATGCTATTACTCGCTCCATGCTGATTAGGCACTTCACGAAACCCAATATCTTGCCACGACTTGGACAACTTTAGTAAATAAACAGAAGAGAATATGACATCGTTCAGGAACAGATGAGAGTTTCTATGGAATTACAGTGTATACGATTTCTGTTTACTCTCTAAAATAACATTAATTTGACAATCGTCGCATTTTGCCGTGTTTCATTTTTGCTGTACAATAGCATTAAGCTGGAACGAAGAAAGGTCTGTGACGCCAGTACtatttacaattttacaaaGTATTTTGTGCTATAATCAGCAAATACAAGTAAAAAAACGGTTGTCAAAATGTTACGAGGCAAGATTGTTTCCTAGCTTCTTCTTGGTGGAGCATGAGTTCGGCATCCTGatgacatgccccagccatcgtatcctacCACCCTTCTATCCCGCCAGAATGCTTCGTTTGCCGTATAGCTCCGCAAGCTCGttgttcatccttctcctccacgcttcatgctcgaacacaccgacaaagatggtccggaggatgcgtcgctcaaacacgccaGAAGTGTTTGCATCCTCTGCTAGAATGGTCCAAGACTTGTGTCCATACAGAACCACCGGAAGAAtcaatgttatttatttgttattgtcATAATTCAACAGACCACATGTAGTCCCTTTGGAGTCCCTCGCTAATACAGTGCCATATTCAACTAACTGTAAAACATTttggattatttttttctttaattttatagagactttgagccgatTGGCATCATTTGCctcttttaataatttaattaattatatacTTAAAATCTAACATTCCTCTTGGCAAGCCAAATTACCTTATACCGGGTAGTCTCGGTTTACTTAAAGCCATTATCAgttgattttattaaaaaagtgTATGTTAAAAATGTGGTTTTGTTTAGAGTTCTTTATAAATCTTTATGATACGAAGGAATTTTAAAGGTTTACGCTAGCAATCGATGTTTGGTGAGAGGATGATGTCGATGCTGTGGTCCAATTTGCAGGTGATGCGTTCCGCAGTGAATCCATGGCATTCGGTTAAGATGTGGTGTGATGGATGGTCTTTCCATGGTGGTGTCGTGGTCTTGATATTTCTTAGGAAATATCACGCCTGCTGCTAACCCAATAACCATTTCAGCTATTGgcgatgatggttttgctaAGGCGATAGAAATCACGAAGTGGAAGAGTATAATGGCAGCAGGCCGGGTTATTACGTCCTGCGTTGGCTACTCGATCTGTTATTTCGTTTCCCTGAATACCCGTGTGACCAGGAATCCAACATAATGTGACTTGGACCTAATGAACTACGGGGCCCCCACATAGGCGGGCCCCTCCCCCGAATACTATGCGTTAAACTCGCCACTGTTGCTAATACCGGTTTAGCTCAAGCATTCCAACCTGTCCAACGTGTGTCAGCGTCACCCGATCGATAATTTCTGAACAAAGGAACATAAATTTACATAATTTGGAGTTGAAAACCACAGATGAGTTGGATACAAAGATGATCTTGGAGCTGTGGAAGAAACGAAACAACTTGTAAGCGATGTTTTGTTACTATGATCGCTATGATCATTGGCCGAGTCAACTTAACAGCAACAAACAGTATGGTAGTACAAAGCAACTCTACATCGGCCATCAAGTAAACCGTTCTAAAACATCCAACGATATAATGTAGACATGGGCAAATTGAATCAGAACTGAATGATTCATTCCAATACACTGAGTGAACGATTACCGCACCGCCAGATAAATGAAAATGATTCttccgcacgctagcggtaCGGTATTGATTCTCCGTGTGGACGCTCTCCCTGTCGGCTATGAAagtgtgcgatacatctccgcacgctagcggtgcggtattgattctcCGTGCGGAAACTCTCCATACCGATCATGAAAGTGTGCAACAAACCACCGCACGCTGTGCGGAGTTCATTCTCCTACTCAGAAAATCAGCAAGCTTTTTCGATCTGATAGTTTGTTGACTAGAACGAGAAAGCTTATGTTATCCATGTCTTCTTTCCCGTTCCGCAAAATAGTGATACACTCTCGTtctagtagttttttttttcacaccaGACCGAAACTGCAGGTAATTTTCCATATGTTAGAAGCACTTCGCGTCGGCTTAGAATATATGAAAAAGATTCTCCTCATGGACTATAGTTAACCACAGTTTTTTTACTGTACGATTAATTGGATGAGTGTTATGAATCCGTTGTTTTGAACAgcgataaattttcatttttataaaaatattcttTATACGAGTagaacacaaaataaataacgatATAAGAAAATTATACAAATCgcgataaatttaaaaaatagttgaacattaaaacaactttgatttcctttttccctGCTTGTAAATGaaactttataaaaaaatagggGGCACATTTTTACAGCATAAAATCGATATTTAAAAAGATACTGCACCTCGGGCGTGCGAAAGAATCACCGCACGCGTTCAGAATGTTAATATAATGAATCTGAGATATCAGGAATGTTTGATTGCATATTGATCATGCGTCTATGAGGAAACGTCGAAACGGTTCGACTGAAACAACGAATTGGATCGAAGATCGCATTTACATAATTGATTTTTGATGAGGTTTGTAGCAACGTATTATTTCGGTGGAACGAATGAACAATGCTTATGGGACAAAATAATATATCTTAAGATTATACAGTTTTAGATAATTGATATTCATAGAAAGGAAAAGAACTTTTGTGCAAagtaaaacacattttatttAACCACAAGTCAAATTAAATAGGAGAGTTAAAATCAAATAAGAAATAAACTCACAAAATATATTTCAGGGGTGAAAAGCACAACAACCTTTTTTAAATGATACCTTCTTGTTTATCTCTTTGTTCTCTCGTTTATTCATGATTCGCTCTTCCGTGGTAAGTTTCTATGTTCAGTTAAAGAAATAAGGTGGAACGTCCTTTCTATCTACGTATATTATCCAAAATCCATAGCAAATATTTACTGATGGCTTTGCACCGTTTCGGAAGTACGCAGTAGCCAAAATGCACCTGTAAACCGTAAAGTACGTATCGATTAGACTTTTGATCTATTGCCTGTATCGCCGATCCAGGCTGATAAATATTGCATTGAGGTGATCGGAAACGATTGTTCAAATTCCGAGCGCAAATAGTTCTACGGTCCATCTGGTCCGATCCTCCGAAAATGTGGTTAAATTCTTGGTATTCGTCCCAGCACTTATTGTTATCGACTACGTCCAACAGAGCTCGTTGTAGGAATGTCGCGTCAGTTCCACTCTCCTTCCAGCCCGTCATGATGTAGCGGTTGTACAGACGATTACGCTGCTCGGGAGTCACCGGGAGACAGATTGCCTCAATGTTTTCTCGTCCGCCAATATCAGCAGGAACGGCCAGCCGAACTAGCGCTAGATCATCTTTGCGGATAATTTGACTCACGTAAACCGTCTGAACTGCGGGTACACATCTGCCTTCTTCGTCTATGCAATCCTTTGTTCGGCTTGTATCGTAATCGCCGAGTATCACAATGACTTCCTTCTCGGTGCTATAGTAGTAGTGCATAATGcatgttaattaaaatttaacataaattgtCGTACCTCTGCATAACACTTTTACTCACATTTTTTGCCAACAATTGCCCGTGAGAACGTAGTTTCGATTCAGCAACACTGCATTGCAAGGGACGTACTCTGTGGTGATCGGAGTTGCCAGTATCGCCATCCAAGGATATTGGTTTAAGATGGGTTTGCGATTCTCATCTAACTCCTGCATATGGTTATTCCGTCCACAGTTCCCTTGGTTGATAAGTCGTATGTTGGGGTGTCCAAGTATCGGATTGTCAATACCACTGATTGGTGTATTATCGAACACCCAATCGATGTACTGTGATGCGTCAGTAAATCCGATATATTGTTTCAAATTGCACACTCCAGAATAATCGTTTGTATTGCTAAACGAAACCACTCCCTTGAGATACCAACGATTTTGAAACTGGAAAAACATTCCACCACCACTGTCTCCATTGCAAACACCAGTTCCTGTAAGTGAAGAATGCAAGCATATGTTAGCATCTGTTCTACGCTCACAGCCCCACAAAATGTCTTACCATTTTTGTATCCTGCACAGAATGCTTTCGACTGTAGGAATTTTCCGAAAAACGCTCGATCACTCGCCAAACACGTCCACGAATCGACCACCGGCATGCGTGCTTCATTCAGGGTCGTGCCTATCGTATTATCTTCCGAAAGTCCCCATCCAACTACCGTACCGTAGTGGTTGTAAACCCACGGTAAGACCACCCCATCGTCCCGCTTCCAAAGGCACACTGGTTGAATGTAATCATTGAAGATCATTGGAATTTCCACCCGCAGAATGGCGATATCGTTCTCGAACGTTGTTGGACGATATCCCTCGTGCATTATTGTCTCGATCACATTGAACTCTTCGGCATACTCCTCCTCATTGTTCATAAGATTAAACCGGCCCAACCTTAGCTGCATATTATCGGCCGGAATTTTTCGACGGCTGGTTGCAAGCGTGACGCAGTGTGCAGCCGTCACCACCAGATATCGGTGCACAATGCTACCACCACATGCATACTCAAACCCAGCACTATTGATGCCCCGATGATAAAGCGCCGCATGCCACGGCCAGTCGCCCGGTTGCGTAGAATATCCACCCTTCACTAGCCCTTTACGTTTGACCATCCGTTCCCCACACTCGTTATCATTATAATCGTTGATTTGTAGCTCGTCCTGTGCAAAACTGTAACGCACATTATGTAGTAACAGTATAGCAAATaaaccagcaaaacaaatatgCCACGGTCCAGTGCCGTGGACCATGATGTGATCTTCTCCGACGCACGTTCCAGTTCGTACTGCCAGTTTCATTCGATCGGCAGTTTGGTTATCGGTTTAATATTTAGTAAGTTGAGAACCTCGGGAAAATCCAACATTAACTTTCGGTGTTGATTCTTAAATAAGGGTAAACCGTAAAGAGtcttacaaacaaaaaacgctaacttttttatatttttcaaagAATTTTACATTTGCTTCGGGCAAAATATTGTGTAGCTGAAAATGTGTATTATTATTGAAAGGTGTACTTCTCGTCAAGAGAACAGGAACAGACACTTTTCGTACAACCTATTCAAGCTTCATCAGCAACTGATgctctgttttgtttgaaacCTAGATAGTTTGATTTCTTAGAGAGTACTAAACAGGTTTGGACACATCTTTTACACAATGGGTTTTTGGCTCGATGAACAGCAGCGACCTTGAACAACACTGTACGGTACAATCCAAGAACCATAGATGAAACATAAACGATTGGACTGGATCCTGGACTGGAATAAAACTGATACCAGTTCCTCGAACGATAAGGGTTTTtgatcagttccagaaccGGTATGGGCTCATTTTCACGTAATCACGGTATCACGAtgcatatttttatatttcttctttttttggtttgccgTAATCGTCTCGTTTCTCTAAACTCTTTCTTTGCTGCTCTCTCTTACCTATTCTTTGCTACTCTCTACTGCTCAATCGATTTGCCTCATCATCGTTAATGTTAGACATACTTGAGTGGATGTCTGTGGAGCAAAGAGTCACCTACATGACTGTGATCTTTGTATAGAAGCTATTAAACGGCCAATTGCCAGATTATCTGACGCAGCACATCCAAAGAGACTCGGATATTCATAACCATAGAACATGCAGTGCCACTATTCCTAGATTACCATACGTCAGGTTAACATCAGGTAGTAATCCGCTACTTTTCAAAGGAGTCGTGACATTTAATAGCATGTCAAGAGATGTAAAAGATCAAATAACTCTAATAAAATTCAAGCGAACGTGTGCAGAGTATATTACGACTAGACCTAGATTATAATTAGTTTGTagagtatttatttatttatttgtgagTTATTTGTTAAATGAGATTGGTATTTatagtgtgtatgtttggTGCGTAGAACCAGACGATTGTATTTGTATATGTCATAAATGTATAGTATAGTAGTCAAACAGGATCGACCGTCAACA
This genomic interval from Anopheles merus strain MAF chromosome 3L, AmerM5.1, whole genome shotgun sequence contains the following:
- the LOC121599645 gene encoding trypsin delta-like, coding for MREDISHNSYSIKMKSVSLVIGAVFLALCLTNVFAGDVEGKDEKENRKVTATSHQPKGIKSFYSGRIVNGKNGDIASFPYIVHLRVNNFGACGASIITLKHAFTAAHCLYKNQNATKITLYGGSTTQTRGGVVFQASKIVIHPYYNPETHDYDAAIVEIKTSFQGYDNIAPIALQDAEVPSDTTCYVAGWGLNNYNRRTTPDNLQYATLQVITQQQCSAAWGSYATPQVICAQQNNNGDVCKGDSGGPFVCNGKLTGATSYGGIGCRGRLPSAFAKVTAPAIREFIRNTAGI
- the LOC121599113 gene encoding polyserase-2-like, with the protein product MKLAVRTGTCVGEDHIMVHGTGPWHICFAGLFAILLLHNVRYSFAQDELQINDYNDNECGERMVKRKGLVKGGYSTQPGDWPWHAALYHRGINSAGFEYACGGSIVHRYLVVTAAHCVTLATSRRKIPADNMQLRLGRFNLMNNEEEYAEEFNVIETIMHEGYRPTTFENDIAILRVEIPMIFNDYIQPVCLWKRDDGVVLPWVYNHYGTVVGWGLSEDNTIGTTLNEARMPVVDSWTCLASDRAFFGKFLQSKAFCAGYKNGTGVCNGDSGGGMFFQFQNRWYLKGVVSFSNTNDYSGVCNLKQYIGFTDASQYIDWVFDNTPISGIDNPILGHPNIRLINQGNCGRNNHMQELDENRKPILNQYPWMAILATPITTEYVPCNAVLLNRNYVLTGNCWQKITEKEVIVILGDYDTSRTKDCIDEEGRCVPAVQTVYVSQIIRKDDLALVRLAVPADIGGRENIEAICLPVTPEQRNRLYNRYIMTGWKESGTDATFLQRALLDVVDNNKCWDEYQEFNHIFGGSDQMDRRTICARNLNNRFRSPQCNIYQPGSAIQAIDQKSNRYVLYGLQVHFGYCVLPKRCKAISKYLLWILDNIRR